A window of Ignavibacterium sp. contains these coding sequences:
- a CDS encoding VOC family protein, with protein sequence MNSKPEIGSITWCDLTVPNAEEVKTFYEKVIGWKADPVSMGDYDDYSMIAPESNKIAAGICNAKGINAKLPPQWLIYITVENVDTSAQTCLELGGRVLVEPKTILNYGRFCVIQDPAGAVCALFKPE encoded by the coding sequence ATGAATTCAAAGCCAGAAATCGGTTCAATAACATGGTGTGATTTAACTGTCCCGAATGCAGAAGAGGTAAAGACTTTTTATGAGAAAGTGATTGGATGGAAAGCTGATCCCGTTTCAATGGGAGATTATGATGATTACAGTATGATTGCACCTGAAAGTAACAAGATTGCAGCAGGAATCTGTAACGCTAAAGGAATTAATGCCAAACTTCCTCCACAGTGGCTTATTTATATTACTGTTGAGAATGTTGATACAAGTGCACAAACTTGTTTAGAACTTGGTGGAAGAGTATTAGTTGAGCCAAAAACAATTTTGAACTATGGAAGATTTTGTGTTATACAAGATCCTGCAGGTGCTGTTTGTGCATTGTTTAAACCCGAATAA
- a CDS encoding aminotransferase class I/II-fold pyridoxal phosphate-dependent enzyme encodes MHHFDPSIEIQDYLVFGEYGDVNPSITDSSTYTFLNPKTMKELFEHEIEGCFLYSRHWNPTNKYLAEALAKLEDTEAAIVTSSGMGAISCTMLQLCNAGDEIVSSRTIYGGTYALFKNFLPRFDIKTNFVNTQDLNAVENAITEKTKVIYCEAISNPLLEVADIPKLAEIANKHNIKLVVDNTFSPIFITPSHLGAHIVIHSLTKFINGTSDCVAGCVCSTKEFISQLTDINSGASMLLGPVLDSFRAASIMKNLHSLHIRMKKHSENALYLAEHLEKLGCKVFYPGLKSHSGYNLLNEIMNEGFGYGGMLAIDAGTAEKADELMAMMQQEKVGYLAVSLGYFKTLFSSPGHSTSSEIPEEERKAMGLSDGLVRISIGLDNNIEKTFQRIKKCLQTVGLCK; translated from the coding sequence ATGCATCATTTCGATCCTAGTATTGAAATTCAGGATTATCTGGTTTTTGGAGAGTACGGAGATGTTAATCCTTCAATTACCGATTCTTCAACTTATACATTTCTAAATCCAAAGACGATGAAAGAATTATTTGAGCACGAAATTGAAGGGTGTTTTTTATATTCTCGTCATTGGAATCCCACAAATAAATATCTTGCTGAAGCATTAGCAAAATTGGAAGATACAGAAGCTGCAATTGTCACATCTTCGGGAATGGGAGCGATTAGTTGTACAATGCTGCAACTTTGTAATGCAGGAGATGAAATTGTTTCGAGCAGAACTATTTATGGTGGGACTTACGCTTTGTTCAAAAATTTTCTTCCACGATTTGATATCAAAACAAATTTTGTTAATACACAAGACCTTAATGCAGTTGAAAATGCAATCACTGAAAAAACAAAAGTAATCTATTGTGAAGCAATTAGTAATCCACTATTAGAAGTTGCTGACATTCCAAAACTTGCCGAGATTGCTAACAAGCATAACATAAAACTTGTTGTTGATAATACATTCAGTCCCATTTTCATTACGCCATCACATCTTGGAGCTCATATAGTAATTCACAGCCTGACAAAATTCATTAACGGAACGAGTGATTGTGTTGCCGGTTGTGTTTGCAGCACTAAAGAATTTATTTCTCAACTTACTGATATAAATTCCGGTGCTTCTATGTTGTTAGGACCAGTACTCGATAGTTTTAGAGCTGCTAGCATAATGAAGAATCTTCACTCGCTTCATATACGCATGAAAAAGCATAGTGAAAATGCACTTTATCTTGCTGAACATTTGGAGAAACTTGGCTGTAAAGTTTTTTATCCGGGATTAAAATCTCACAGCGGGTATAATCTATTGAATGAAATAATGAATGAGGGTTTTGGTTATGGTGGTATGCTTGCAATTGATGCCGGAACTGCAGAAAAAGCCGATGAACTTATGGCAATGATGCAACAGGAAAAAGTTGGTTACCTGGCTGTAAGTCTTGGTTACTTTAAAACGCTTTTTTCTTCTCCAGGTCATAGCACTTCTTCTGAAATACCTGAAGAAGAAAGAAAAGCTATGGGTTTGAGTGATGGACTTGTAAGAATTTCCATCGGTCTTGATAATAATATTGAAAAAACTTTTCAGAGAATTAAAAAGTGTTTACAGACAGTCGGTCTTTGTAAATAA
- a CDS encoding Lrp/AsnC family transcriptional regulator: MKIDSIDKQILTILQQDAQITNVELAKKVGISPPSMLERVKRLERNGIIKRYVAIVDPAKISKGVFAMVSVSLSAHQLSSVDQFTRNIKKLDEVLECYHVAGEEDFILKVAVSSIEEYEKFILSKLTKINGVNKINTKFVLSTVKYNTKIKIE, encoded by the coding sequence ATGAAAATAGATTCAATCGACAAACAAATTTTAACCATTCTTCAACAGGATGCTCAGATTACCAATGTTGAGCTTGCAAAGAAAGTTGGGATAAGTCCACCATCAATGCTCGAAAGAGTAAAACGACTTGAGAGAAACGGAATAATAAAGCGATATGTTGCAATTGTCGATCCGGCAAAAATCAGTAAAGGTGTTTTTGCAATGGTATCAGTTTCTCTTTCAGCTCATCAGCTTTCTTCCGTTGATCAGTTTACCAGAAATATCAAAAAGCTGGACGAAGTTCTGGAATGTTATCATGTTGCCGGTGAGGAAGATTTTATACTAAAAGTAGCAGTAAGCTCAATTGAGGAATACGAGAAATTTATTCTGAGTAAGTTGACGAAAATAAATGGAGTAAATAAAATCAATACAAAATTTGTTCTTTCAACAGTTAAGTATAATACAAAAATTAAAATTGAGTGA
- the rpiA gene encoding ribose-5-phosphate isomerase RpiA produces MNKKLNAAKKATEFISDGMVLGLGTGSTVEVMIEELSKKIKAGLNIKCISTSNRTTKFANKFGIIIHEFDSVSKIDLTVDGADEVDPYLRGIKGGGGALLYEKIVAYNSEKNIWIVDDSKLVNKLGNFPLPVEVIPFASRKLLMKFESMRLNPSIRKLDNKNFVTDSGNFIIDCKIGEIENPKELEKELKMIPGVVEVGLFIDVADYLIIGYNDRTEVLEK; encoded by the coding sequence ATGAATAAAAAACTTAATGCAGCAAAAAAAGCAACTGAATTTATAAGTGATGGAATGGTACTCGGCTTGGGAACAGGATCAACAGTCGAAGTAATGATTGAAGAATTAAGTAAAAAAATTAAAGCCGGGTTAAACATTAAATGTATTTCTACCTCAAACCGAACAACCAAATTCGCAAACAAGTTTGGTATAATAATTCACGAGTTTGATAGTGTTAGTAAAATAGATTTAACAGTTGACGGAGCTGATGAAGTCGACCCTTATTTGCGAGGTATAAAGGGTGGTGGTGGTGCTTTACTTTATGAAAAGATAGTCGCATATAATTCAGAAAAAAACATCTGGATTGTTGATGATTCAAAACTGGTTAATAAGCTTGGAAATTTTCCTCTTCCGGTCGAGGTTATTCCTTTTGCTTCAAGAAAACTTTTAATGAAATTTGAATCAATGAGATTAAACCCATCAATAAGAAAATTGGATAATAAGAATTTCGTTACGGATAGCGGGAATTTTATAATTGATTGTAAAATCGGAGAAATTGAAAATCCAAAAGAATTAGAAAAAGAATTGAAGATGATTCCTGGTGTAGTTGAAGTGGGATTATTTATTGATGTTGCAGATTATTTAATAATTGGTTACAACGATAGAACAGAAGTTTTAGAAAAATAG
- a CDS encoding T9SS type A sorting domain-containing protein translates to MKRINLLVIVIFVFGIVAEVLPQGNFATSLHSTRKGKIHWYNKVENGGVGGFEVLTNVPITQLGCVECHDAVDANGNQYPANYTPSCVDCHATNSTWAVTQNDCLGCHSREKTIINMQLPDVHRTAGFTCLTCHKKEELHGDDGVAYNSMMEPGAIQTDCSNSGCHAGFTHPNPGVDPHGGKLHCTSCHAQTNLACYSCHFESQVQTHLKRPYKQITGFIFLVNRTKDNKVHPATFQAITYEGKAGVAFGPSVAHTIVKTGARTCNDCHANFGGQIPAIQDFNSDGVIKFATWNAADSTLSWHQGIVPLPANYQSSLKMDYLTYNGNVSDPVQPSKNWSVVKDVADMFQIMYCTPLTKQQMAKIGMDTTLVSVEPINSQIPSSFALEQNYPNPFNPSTTIRYSIPNSAFVELKVYDGLGNLIQTLVSENLSAGNYEVQFNGANLASGIYYYQIKAGEFSATKKLVLMK, encoded by the coding sequence ATGAAAAGAATAAATTTACTCGTTATTGTGATATTTGTTTTCGGTATAGTAGCCGAAGTTTTACCTCAGGGTAACTTTGCTACTAGTCTGCATAGTACCAGAAAAGGTAAGATACACTGGTACAACAAAGTAGAGAACGGCGGAGTTGGTGGTTTCGAAGTGCTTACAAATGTTCCCATCACTCAATTAGGTTGCGTTGAATGCCACGATGCAGTGGACGCAAACGGAAATCAATATCCTGCTAATTATACACCAAGCTGCGTGGATTGTCATGCAACAAATTCAACCTGGGCAGTAACTCAGAACGATTGTCTTGGTTGTCACAGCAGAGAAAAAACCATTATCAATATGCAGCTACCTGATGTTCATAGAACAGCTGGATTTACTTGTTTAACTTGCCACAAAAAAGAGGAATTACACGGTGATGATGGTGTGGCTTATAATTCAATGATGGAACCCGGTGCAATTCAAACTGATTGTTCTAATTCTGGTTGCCATGCTGGATTTACACATCCAAATCCAGGTGTAGATCCTCACGGTGGAAAATTGCATTGTACAAGTTGCCATGCTCAAACAAATTTGGCCTGCTATAGTTGCCACTTCGAAAGTCAGGTTCAAACTCATCTAAAAAGACCATATAAACAAATTACAGGATTCATATTCTTAGTTAACAGAACAAAAGATAATAAAGTACATCCGGCAACATTCCAGGCAATTACTTATGAAGGTAAAGCCGGAGTTGCTTTCGGTCCTTCTGTGGCTCATACTATTGTAAAAACTGGTGCAAGAACCTGTAATGATTGTCATGCAAATTTTGGAGGACAAATTCCTGCAATCCAGGATTTCAATTCTGATGGAGTTATTAAATTTGCTACCTGGAACGCTGCAGATAGTACGCTAAGCTGGCATCAGGGAATAGTGCCACTTCCTGCAAATTATCAGAGTTCATTGAAGATGGATTATCTTACTTACAACGGAAATGTTTCTGATCCAGTACAACCTTCAAAGAATTGGTCGGTTGTTAAAGATGTTGCTGACATGTTCCAGATTATGTACTGTACTCCATTAACAAAGCAGCAGATGGCAAAAATCGGAATGGACACAACACTTGTAAGTGTTGAACCAATTAACAGTCAGATTCCAAGTTCATTTGCACTTGAACAGAATTATCCAAATCCATTCAACCCAAGCACAACAATCAGATATTCAATTCCAAACAGTGCTTTTGTTGAATTGAAAGTTTACGATGGACTTGGAAACTTAATTCAAACACTGGTTAGTGAAAATTTATCAGCTGGAAATTATGAAGTTCAATTCAACGGGGCTAATCTTGCCAGTGGAATTTACTACTATCAGATTAAAGCTGGTGAATTTTCAGCAACTAAGAAACTAGTTTTGATGAAGTAG
- a CDS encoding tetratricopeptide repeat protein: MLGNQYFLSRNFSKAKEAYEKVLESEPHNDFIRKRLLICYTQTGEINKAFELFYEILKRDIELITNTDIVADDCPCPELVNKYGNIKPTDECSRDSRIMLGILWLFCSIEKSLEFFESLLSEEKSDMRFLEVRNIIREKLNQTKEHYSQNN, from the coding sequence ATGTTAGGCAATCAATATTTTCTTTCCAGAAACTTTTCAAAAGCAAAAGAAGCTTATGAAAAAGTTTTAGAATCTGAACCTCACAATGATTTCATTCGAAAACGGTTACTGATCTGTTACACTCAAACTGGTGAAATAAATAAAGCATTTGAATTATTCTATGAAATTTTGAAAAGAGATATTGAGCTTATCACTAATACTGACATTGTTGCTGATGATTGTCCTTGTCCTGAATTAGTGAATAAGTATGGTAACATTAAACCAACAGATGAATGCTCTCGCGACTCAAGAATAATGCTTGGTATTCTATGGCTCTTTTGTAGTATTGAAAAATCTCTTGAATTTTTTGAAAGCTTATTATCAGAAGAAAAATCAGATATGCGTTTCCTTGAAGTAAGAAATATTATTAGAGAAAAATTAAATCAAACTAAAGAACATTATTCACAAAATAATTAA